In Carya illinoinensis cultivar Pawnee chromosome 16, C.illinoinensisPawnee_v1, whole genome shotgun sequence, a single window of DNA contains:
- the LOC122299233 gene encoding probable manganese-transporting ATPase PDR2 → MNGSCCLHSGGICWLWKGLRKLWIISSLVPLKLYRIDSLMCHHHMLRRIRNILVKGLVSYLLPIKNIILGGVVFINCYYTYVTFLVSEARSLDRDIVESGLTFAGFAVMITGDQALTACHVASQVHIISKPALILGPARNGDGYEWISPDEAEIIQYSDKEVEALSEIYDLCIGGDCIEMLQRTSAVLRVIPYVKVFARVAPEQKELILTTFKMGRITLMCGDGTNDVGAQKQANVGVALLNAVPPSQSGKSSETSKDESTESVKSKKSKLTLEATGKALILNGEGSSKGKGTSRSDTTNISSSNRHLTAAEMQRRKLKKLMDELNEEGDGHSAPIVKLGDASMASPFTAKHASVAPTMDIIRQGRSTLVTTLQMFKILGLNCLATAYVLSVMYLDGVKLGDVQATISGIFTAAFFLFISHACPLPTLSATRPHPNVFCSYVFLSLMGQFAMHLFFLILSVKEAEKYMPEERIEPDSNFHPNLVNTVSYMVSMMLQVATFAVNYMGHPFNQSIAENKPFLYALLGAVCFFTFITSDLFRDLNDWLKLVLLPVGLRNKLMVWAFLLFLCCYSWERLLRLPFPGKIPSWKKRQRVATANLEKKKHA, encoded by the exons TGCCAATTAAAAACATCATATTGGGTGGTGTGGTTTTCATCAACTGTTATTATACTTATGTTACTTTTTTG GTTAGTGAAGCTCGAAGCTTGGATAGAGATATAGTGGAGAGTGGCCTTACCTTTGCTGGCTTTGCT GTGATGATTACTGGGGACCAAGCTTTGACAGCTTGTCATGTTGCTAGCCAAGTTCATATTATATCAAAACCAGCATTGATTCTTGGGCCAGCAAGGAATGGAGATGGGTATGAGTGGATATCCCCTGATGAGGCAGAAATTATTCAGTACAG TGATAAAGAGGTTGAAGCCTTATCAGAGATTTATGATCTCTGTATTGGTGGGGACTGCATTGAAATGTTGCAACGGACCTCAGCTGTTCTGCGTGTGATTCCTTATGTGAAG GTTTTTGCAAGGGTTGCTCCCGAGCAAAAAGAACTAATCTTGACCACTTTTAAAATGGGAAGGATTACATTGATGTGTGGGGATGGAACCAATGATGTTGGAGCTCAGAAACAG GCCAATGTTGGAGTTGCTCTATTGAATGCAGTGCCGCCAAGTCAAAGTGGAAAATCTTCTGAAACATCTAAGGATGAAAGTACAGAGTCTGTCAAGTCAAAAAAATCTAAGCTCACATTGGAAGCAACTGGAAAAGCTTTGATTTTGAATGGGGAAGGCTCTTCGAAAGGTAAAGGTACCTCAAGATCAGATACGACCAACATTTCTTCTAGTAATCGCCATCTGACTGCTGCTGAGATGCAACGACGAAAGCTGAAGAAGCTGATGGATGAGCTAAACGAAGAGGGTGATGGTCACTCAGCTCCCATTGTCAAGCTTGGCGATGCCTCTATGGCATCACCATTTACTGCAAAGCATGCATCAGTTGCCCCCACCATGGACATAATTCGTCAGGGTCGCAGTACTCTGGTTACTACCCTACAAATGTTTAAAATACTTGGCCTTAACTGCCTTGCTACAGCCTATGTCTTGAGTGTCATGTATTTGGATGGTGTTAAACTTGGAGATGTTCAGGCTACTATCAGCGGCATATTTACTGCTGCCTTTTTCCTGTTTATCTCACATGCCTGCCCCCTTCCCACTCTTTCAGCTACACGTCCCCACCCCAATGTCTTTTGCTCCTACGTCTTCCTCTCTCTCATGGGACAGTTTGCGATGCACctatttttcttgattcttTCTGTGAAGGAGGCCGAGAAATACATGCCTGAGGAGCGTATCGAGCCTGACTCTAATTTTCATCCCAACCTTGTGAATACAGTTTCATACATGGTTAGCATGATGCTCCAGGTGGCTACCTTTGCTGTGAACTACATGGGTCATCCTTTTAACCAGAGCATCGCGGAAAACAAGCCATTTTTGTATGCCCTATTGGGTGCTGTTTGTTTTTTCACATTTATAACTTCGGATCTGTTTAGGGACTTGAATGACTGGTTGAAGTTGGTGCTCTTGCCAGTGGGATTAAGGAATAAACTAATGGTTTGGGCTTTTCTCTTGTTTCTGTGCTGCTACTCCTGGGAGAGACTGTTGAGGTTGCCTTTCCCTGGTAAGATTCCATCCTGGAAGAAGCGACAGCGGGTTGCTACAGCTAATTTAGAAAAGAAGAAACATGCCTGA